A genomic segment from Spongiibacter sp. IMCC21906 encodes:
- a CDS encoding AP2 domain-containing protein: MTKNKAMYGISRIDDDLYRTHAWRVSIRRQGKLLVRNFPDKKFGGKRKAQQAAKQFRDEIIAKFPPTTRKQFCATVRRNNTSGIPGVYTYGKRYKLKDGSVRETRYWEAHWPVGENGSAKASFSYNTFGEKKAKQLAIQARKDGISRIKGVFWASKRGEIEEAERAASKAEAVTASTKKKAKVKKAPAAKSLVKKAAVKTTAKKAVASKANPKKPIKTSATKAPAKAAAPRKSTTQTKVAAKKVAAKKPAVAKAVPKKQAAPKKTAPKKRVAPKKAATKKPAVAKATPKKPAAPKKAAAKKVAVKKAAPKKAAAKKAPAKKKAARKKGAKK; this comes from the coding sequence ATGACCAAGAACAAAGCAATGTATGGAATATCTCGCATTGATGACGATTTGTATCGCACGCATGCATGGCGAGTCAGTATTCGTAGACAGGGCAAACTCCTCGTCCGCAATTTTCCAGACAAGAAATTTGGCGGCAAGCGCAAGGCCCAACAGGCTGCCAAGCAATTTCGAGACGAGATCATTGCCAAATTTCCACCCACAACTCGCAAACAGTTTTGCGCCACTGTTCGCCGCAACAATACCTCGGGCATACCTGGCGTATACACCTACGGCAAACGCTATAAGTTAAAAGACGGCAGTGTAAGAGAAACCCGCTATTGGGAAGCCCATTGGCCGGTAGGCGAAAACGGTAGCGCCAAAGCCAGCTTTTCTTACAACACCTTTGGCGAGAAGAAAGCTAAACAACTGGCGATTCAGGCTCGAAAAGATGGCATAAGCCGAATTAAAGGTGTTTTCTGGGCATCTAAGCGCGGCGAAATCGAAGAAGCGGAGCGCGCGGCATCTAAAGCGGAAGCGGTAACGGCTTCGACCAAGAAGAAAGCCAAAGTGAAAAAAGCCCCAGCAGCTAAATCGCTGGTAAAAAAAGCGGCCGTCAAGACCACAGCTAAAAAAGCCGTAGCAAGCAAGGCTAATCCGAAAAAGCCTATTAAAACCTCAGCGACTAAGGCACCCGCAAAAGCGGCAGCCCCTCGCAAATCCACGACCCAAACAAAAGTCGCCGCCAAAAAAGTGGCTGCTAAGAAACCCGCCGTGGCAAAGGCTGTTCCAAAGAAGCAGGCCGCCCCCAAGAAAACAGCGCCTAAAAAGAGGGTAGCACCCAAGAAAGCAGCTACTAAAAAGCCCGCCGTGGCAAAAGCTACGCCGAAGAAGCCGGCCGCGCCCAAGAAAGCAGCCGCAAAGAAAGTGGCGGTAAAAAAAGCAGCGCCTAAAAAGGCGGCAGCTAAAAAAGCCCCGGCCAAGAAAAAAGCGGCTCGCAAGAAGGGCGCTAAAAAATAG